The Leptospira hartskeerlii genome contains a region encoding:
- the cysK gene encoding cysteine synthase A, which yields MKANNILETIGNTPHVKINRLFGSKYNVYSKLERSNPGGSIKDRIALSMIEDAEKSGKLTKDTVIIEPTSGNTGIGLALVAAVKGYRLILVMPESMSVERRRIMAAYGAEFDLTPREKGMPGAIERAKQLVSENPKAWMPQQFENEANIKVHVETTAAEILKDFPNGVDALITGVGTGGHITGVAKVLKEKFPKTKVFAVEPEASPVISGGKPGPHPIQGIGAGFIPKNLHTDLLDGVIQVSKDEAFEYALRAAKEEGIFLGVSSGAALAAVAKKLPELPEGATVLTFNYDTGERYLSIEGLFPVPSNG from the coding sequence ATGAAAGCAAATAATATCTTAGAGACGATCGGTAATACTCCCCATGTGAAAATCAACCGACTCTTTGGATCTAAATACAATGTATATTCTAAATTAGAGCGTAGCAATCCAGGCGGTTCTATCAAGGATCGTATCGCGCTTTCTATGATCGAGGACGCTGAAAAAAGCGGAAAACTCACTAAGGATACAGTAATCATCGAGCCGACTTCCGGAAACACCGGTATTGGTTTAGCTCTTGTTGCAGCAGTAAAAGGATACCGTTTGATCCTGGTTATGCCTGAGTCTATGAGTGTGGAAAGAAGAAGAATTATGGCTGCTTACGGCGCAGAATTCGACCTGACTCCTCGTGAAAAGGGAATGCCTGGAGCAATCGAAAGAGCAAAACAACTAGTTTCTGAAAATCCAAAAGCTTGGATGCCTCAACAGTTCGAGAATGAAGCAAACATTAAAGTACACGTCGAAACTACTGCAGCAGAAATCTTGAAAGATTTCCCTAACGGAGTGGATGCTCTGATTACTGGAGTAGGAACAGGTGGACATATCACTGGAGTTGCTAAAGTCCTAAAGGAGAAGTTCCCAAAAACTAAAGTATTCGCAGTTGAGCCGGAAGCTTCCCCAGTGATTTCCGGAGGAAAACCTGGACCACACCCGATCCAAGGAATTGGAGCTGGATTCATTCCTAAAAACTTACACACCGATCTACTAGATGGAGTGATCCAAGTTTCTAAGGACGAAGCTTTCGAATACGCACTTCGTGCAGCAAAAGAAGAAGGAATTTTCTTAGGAGTATCTTCCGGTGCAGCTTTAGCAGCGGTTGCTAAAAAACTTCCTGAGCTTCCGGAAGGAGCTACAGTTCTTACCTTCAATTATGACACAGGAGAAAGATACCTTTCTATCGAAGGACTTTTCCCAGTTCCATCTAACGGCTAA
- a CDS encoding oxygenase MpaB family protein, producing the protein MFNRLKILKQINELDAEKDAQKIVFLSGSYDFPQDVEISLAISFFRTFAIPSISKILNTTKRFEYAGQKRYDDTALILAEFIENGLDSERGREAMRRLNQIHKEYAIKNEDFLYTLTTFIFEPDRWNQKFGWRRSTEKERLANFYLWKRIGKMMNIKNIPETYEEMLEFNQSFEKEKFLRTPDSEQVALATMKIASARIPKIPGLEYLVYHAVYSLMDKPLREAMGFPKANPIVAALTHVVLKFRAFVLRYFWPPRKTPYYVTKRNNPTYPNGYLIEELGPH; encoded by the coding sequence ATGTTCAACCGTTTGAAAATATTAAAACAAATCAATGAGTTAGATGCGGAGAAGGATGCACAGAAGATCGTATTCCTTTCAGGAAGTTATGATTTTCCTCAGGATGTGGAGATCTCACTTGCTATTTCATTCTTCAGGACATTTGCAATTCCTTCCATTTCTAAAATACTAAATACAACAAAACGATTCGAATACGCAGGACAGAAGAGATACGACGATACAGCTTTGATACTCGCTGAATTTATAGAGAATGGACTGGACAGTGAACGAGGAAGAGAAGCTATGAGAAGGCTGAACCAGATCCATAAAGAATACGCGATCAAGAACGAAGATTTTCTCTATACTCTCACAACATTTATATTCGAGCCGGATCGCTGGAACCAAAAGTTCGGCTGGAGAAGGAGCACTGAAAAAGAAAGGCTCGCTAACTTCTATCTTTGGAAACGGATCGGAAAAATGATGAATATCAAAAATATTCCGGAAACCTACGAAGAAATGTTGGAGTTTAATCAAAGTTTCGAAAAGGAAAAATTCCTCCGCACTCCTGATTCTGAACAAGTAGCGCTTGCGACTATGAAAATCGCTTCTGCCAGAATTCCAAAGATCCCCGGCTTGGAATATTTAGTATATCATGCAGTCTATTCTCTCATGGACAAACCTCTTAGAGAAGCAATGGGATTTCCAAAAGCGAATCCGATCGTCGCAGCTTTAACTCATGTGGTTTTGAAATTCAGGGCATTTGTCTTACGATATTTTTGGCCCCCTCGAAAAACTCCGTATTACGTGACTAAACGAAATAACCCTACTTATCCGAATGGATATTTGATTGAAGAGTTAGGACCACATTAG
- the topA gene encoding type I DNA topoisomerase yields the protein MSILVLVESPTKVKTISSYLGKEYKVLATFGHILDLPTDRIGIKIEKDFEPEYVPLKGKKKVLSSILKEAKSHSSVLIATDPDREGEFIGYILAQKLGKKAKISRIRFQEIQKDKILQAISEPDEIDLDLVDSQKARRILDRLIGYKVSPFLWRAVGGEGLSAGRVQSVALKWICEREEEIRSFIPVTTWLVSATVFYGSGENERIVFYSKRDAFITQKDASQFLDSILKKTKVLQVAERKEKFGETLPPPPFTTATLQQEAFRVLKFSASKTMKLAQELYEGTDLGKGKSQGLITYMRTDSVRIGEEARDSIRRKIASKFGKEFISDKTQTYRLKKTKGKSQDAHEAIRPVDVFLEPSFVLEVADRNLSKDSKKLYELIWKRAVASQMKPETWKRLEFVANGGGEVWEGEKLFTIDPGYKKIYNLSPDVLPSWKKGETLTPDPWEIQEKTTEPPPRYTEASLVSKLEKEGIGRPSTFASILETLYKRKYVYSEKGKLYSETLGEKVNAFLQAAFADLFREKFTSEMEQKLDSIASGEESRSKVLSEFYSVLDSQLKKTNIIAINKQLNEKPKTPKYGICPVCKEGERVRKKSPKKKEYYICSRFPACDYAEYL from the coding sequence ATGTCCATCCTAGTACTTGTAGAATCTCCTACCAAAGTCAAAACAATCTCTTCCTATTTGGGAAAAGAGTATAAGGTGCTCGCCACCTTCGGACATATTTTGGATCTTCCTACGGATCGGATCGGGATCAAAATAGAAAAAGATTTCGAGCCGGAGTATGTTCCTCTCAAAGGCAAAAAGAAAGTCCTATCATCCATTTTAAAAGAGGCTAAATCTCATTCTTCTGTACTCATAGCAACCGACCCGGACAGAGAAGGAGAATTTATAGGATATATCCTGGCCCAAAAATTAGGGAAGAAGGCAAAGATCTCCCGAATTCGTTTCCAAGAGATCCAGAAGGACAAAATTTTACAGGCAATCTCAGAACCGGATGAGATAGATCTGGACCTGGTAGATTCCCAAAAAGCAAGAAGAATCTTAGATAGACTGATCGGATATAAGGTCAGTCCGTTTTTATGGAGAGCAGTAGGCGGAGAAGGTCTCTCAGCAGGAAGAGTCCAGTCTGTCGCTCTAAAATGGATCTGCGAAAGAGAGGAAGAGATCCGTAGTTTCATTCCGGTTACCACCTGGCTTGTTTCCGCCACAGTATTTTATGGATCTGGAGAAAATGAAAGGATCGTTTTTTATTCCAAAAGAGACGCGTTTATCACGCAAAAAGACGCATCTCAATTCTTGGATTCTATATTAAAAAAAACGAAAGTATTGCAGGTCGCTGAAAGAAAGGAAAAGTTTGGAGAAACATTACCTCCACCTCCTTTTACTACTGCAACTTTGCAGCAGGAAGCCTTCAGAGTCTTAAAATTTTCCGCTTCTAAAACAATGAAACTCGCGCAAGAATTGTATGAGGGAACGGATCTGGGAAAAGGAAAATCCCAAGGGCTTATCACTTATATGAGAACAGATTCAGTTCGGATCGGAGAAGAGGCGAGAGATTCTATCCGCAGAAAGATCGCGTCCAAATTCGGAAAAGAATTCATATCGGATAAAACCCAAACTTACAGGCTCAAAAAAACGAAAGGGAAGTCTCAGGATGCTCACGAAGCAATCCGACCTGTGGATGTATTTTTAGAACCTTCTTTTGTACTCGAAGTTGCTGATCGTAATCTGAGTAAAGATTCCAAAAAATTATACGAACTGATCTGGAAACGTGCAGTCGCTTCTCAAATGAAACCGGAAACATGGAAAAGATTAGAATTTGTAGCAAATGGCGGTGGAGAAGTTTGGGAAGGAGAAAAACTTTTTACTATAGATCCTGGTTATAAAAAGATCTATAATCTAAGCCCCGACGTACTTCCCTCTTGGAAAAAGGGAGAAACTCTCACTCCAGATCCATGGGAAATCCAAGAAAAGACGACGGAACCCCCTCCCAGATACACGGAAGCAAGTCTCGTCTCTAAACTAGAAAAAGAAGGGATAGGTAGACCTTCTACATTTGCTTCTATCCTGGAAACATTATATAAAAGAAAATACGTATATTCGGAAAAAGGAAAATTATATTCAGAGACTCTAGGAGAAAAAGTGAATGCATTTCTTCAGGCTGCGTTCGCAGATCTATTTCGAGAAAAATTTACTTCCGAAATGGAACAAAAATTGGATTCTATTGCTTCGGGAGAAGAAAGTAGATCCAAGGTGCTTTCTGAATTTTACTCTGTTTTGGATTCTCAATTAAAGAAAACGAATATAATTGCGATCAATAAGCAGCTAAATGAAAAACCGAAAACGCCTAAGTATGGAATTTGCCCTGTTTGCAAAGAGGGTGAGAGAGTTAGAAAAAAATCTCCCAAAAAGAAAGAATATTATATCTGTTCTAGATTTCCCGCTTGCGATTACGCTGAATATCTTTGA
- a CDS encoding ABC transporter ATP-binding protein has protein sequence MKKTESNNLLNLHGIKFYRSGTPILDGIDFQINSGEHWVLLGRNGAGKTTLVNLIYGSVWPTAGRINLFGETFGETPLQILRNKIGILDSSQQESALQKSLTVYDVLLTGFFHTIGFYRESNAWEEKEAERILEENGFGAKRNQLFRTLSSGEKKKILFLRAMCTSPEFVILDEPCSGLDLTAREEFIDFLDEYKKNRNFTSIYITHRIDEIPPFYEHAALLKSGKILFSGEIKEAFSSARLSNLYDRKVEAENRNGTWVAVTERK, from the coding sequence ATGAAGAAAACTGAATCCAATAATCTGCTCAATTTACACGGAATAAAGTTTTATAGATCCGGGACTCCCATTTTAGACGGGATCGACTTTCAGATCAATTCCGGAGAGCATTGGGTTCTATTAGGACGCAACGGTGCCGGAAAGACCACACTTGTAAATTTGATCTACGGTTCTGTTTGGCCCACCGCAGGTAGGATCAATCTTTTTGGAGAGACATTCGGAGAAACTCCTCTGCAAATCTTACGTAATAAAATTGGGATCTTGGATTCTTCCCAGCAAGAAAGCGCACTCCAAAAAAGTCTTACAGTTTATGATGTTCTTCTCACTGGTTTTTTTCATACCATAGGTTTTTATAGAGAATCCAACGCTTGGGAAGAAAAAGAAGCAGAACGAATTTTAGAAGAGAACGGTTTCGGCGCTAAAAGAAATCAATTATTTCGCACTTTATCATCGGGAGAAAAGAAGAAGATACTCTTTTTAAGAGCGATGTGCACTTCTCCTGAATTTGTGATCTTAGATGAGCCTTGCTCCGGTTTAGATCTGACCGCGAGAGAGGAATTTATAGACTTCTTGGACGAATATAAGAAGAATCGAAACTTCACTTCTATTTACATCACTCATAGGATCGACGAGATCCCTCCTTTTTACGAACATGCAGCTCTTTTGAAGTCAGGCAAAATTTTATTTTCAGGTGAGATCAAAGAAGCATTCAGTTCTGCACGACTTTCAAATCTATATGATCGCAAGGTAGAAGCGGAAAACCGTAACGGCACCTGGGTTGCAGTCACCGAGAGAAAGTAA
- a CDS encoding HDOD domain-containing protein has translation MLNPTELTEALVSGKDIELEYRFISDEDHQQIYLLLLQVLGNLDRLFLTEVVSTILKELLMNANKANAKRLFFLTEGLNINEASHYNKGMKRFLEDIIHKWDEQEKVLKGSNLAVRLRAKIMNQNLIFLIENDAALLPQESERIKARLESASKFNDLSDAFMSMADSQESAGLGLVLIQLLLKNSGIGPDKFKIETDGKITRATLVIPKQIVPLDVATKLKDKIFAEVDGLPPLPHTLTRIINLCNNPDSDLGVIANEIERNPAISADLLKLSNSAGFASRNKVNTIVQAVKVVGLKNVRNLLYVSGVRKIMEGRYSKLQEVWNHSNLASYFARQVSQRAGLGKLSDIAAVGALLHDLGKFILLSLDPTLFKRLASYQKHRDLSNSTILEEISTGISHPTLGAMLARKWDFPPDLVHMIEFHHRAFMATNTIYTDLVDSVYVANMMCDYLDKKTSYYAADSSILKKFQLDDKAKFEETCEKLAKAYEIANEEN, from the coding sequence ATGCTAAATCCTACAGAACTCACGGAAGCCCTCGTCTCTGGGAAAGATATCGAACTGGAATATAGATTTATTTCGGACGAGGATCACCAGCAGATTTATCTTCTGCTCTTACAGGTTTTGGGAAACTTGGACAGGTTGTTTCTCACGGAAGTGGTTTCCACCATTCTAAAAGAACTCTTGATGAACGCAAATAAAGCGAACGCCAAGAGACTTTTCTTCCTTACAGAGGGATTGAATATCAACGAAGCATCTCATTATAACAAAGGGATGAAACGTTTTCTGGAAGATATCATTCATAAATGGGATGAACAAGAAAAGGTACTAAAAGGTTCCAATTTAGCCGTGCGTCTTCGCGCAAAGATCATGAATCAGAACCTGATCTTTTTGATAGAAAATGATGCCGCACTTCTTCCCCAAGAATCCGAAAGGATCAAGGCTAGATTAGAATCGGCGAGTAAGTTCAACGATCTATCGGACGCATTCATGTCTATGGCGGACAGCCAAGAAAGCGCAGGCCTAGGACTTGTGCTCATACAACTATTATTAAAAAACTCAGGCATAGGCCCCGATAAATTTAAGATAGAAACTGACGGCAAGATTACAAGAGCGACCTTGGTGATCCCTAAACAGATCGTTCCATTGGATGTGGCCACTAAACTCAAAGACAAGATCTTTGCAGAAGTAGATGGACTTCCCCCTCTTCCTCATACTCTCACACGGATCATAAATCTTTGTAACAATCCTGATTCGGATCTAGGAGTGATTGCAAACGAGATAGAAAGGAACCCTGCAATTAGTGCGGATCTTCTAAAACTATCTAACTCTGCCGGTTTCGCGAGTAGGAATAAGGTAAATACAATCGTCCAAGCTGTTAAGGTTGTGGGACTGAAGAACGTCCGAAATCTTTTGTACGTATCGGGAGTCCGAAAGATTATGGAAGGAAGATATTCCAAACTGCAGGAAGTATGGAATCATTCCAACCTTGCGAGTTATTTCGCAAGACAGGTTTCCCAAAGAGCGGGACTCGGAAAACTTTCCGATATCGCAGCGGTCGGTGCTTTACTCCATGATTTAGGAAAATTCATTTTGCTTTCATTGGATCCAACATTATTCAAACGTTTGGCATCTTACCAAAAGCATAGAGACCTTTCCAATTCCACGATCTTAGAAGAAATTTCCACAGGCATTTCTCATCCTACCTTAGGCGCAATGCTTGCGAGAAAATGGGATTTTCCTCCTGATCTTGTTCATATGATAGAATTTCATCATAGAGCCTTCATGGCAACTAACACGATTTATACGGATTTAGTTGATTCTGTATACGTCGCAAATATGATGTGCGATTATCTGGATAAGAAAACCAGCTATTACGCAGCTGATTCGAGTATACTAAAAAAATTCCAGTTAGATGATAAGGCAAAGTTCGAAGAGACCTGCGAAAAATTAGCAAAGGCCTACGAGATCGCGAATGAAGAAAACTGA
- the panD gene encoding aspartate 1-decarboxylase: MLINICKGKIHRATVTDADLNYEGSLTVDMDLVDAAGMYPYEKVSVVNVNNGSRFETYLIEGKRGSGEICLNGAAARLGMKGDKVIIISYGSLEEKDLPKGYKPQVVLVDDKNHIKEA, encoded by the coding sequence ATGCTCATCAATATTTGCAAAGGTAAAATCCATAGAGCCACCGTAACCGACGCTGACCTCAATTACGAGGGAAGCCTGACGGTCGATATGGATTTAGTAGATGCCGCAGGAATGTATCCTTACGAAAAAGTTTCCGTTGTGAATGTAAACAATGGATCCAGATTCGAGACATATCTGATTGAAGGCAAAAGAGGTTCCGGAGAGATCTGCTTGAACGGTGCCGCTGCCCGTCTCGGAATGAAAGGAGACAAGGTAATCATCATCTCCTACGGCTCCTTGGAAGAAAAAGATCTGCCCAAGGGTTACAAACCCCAAGTCGTACTCGTAGACGACAAGAACCATATCAAAGAAGCCTAA
- a CDS encoding type II toxin-antitoxin system antitoxin SocA domain-containing protein — protein MEKLLEVISFILQRSPRGRNRQELAKLVYLSDGVFFQKYAKVITGQKYIHLEDSPYPMELNQALLHLKENRLIDVIPKLTETGISGYLLTWVGTEHEDEIDLNRQEKRILRKVLENFKGSVYDENRVYPNLYENYVITPLFSEIKFSKETINTKIHFFKRKTLLNISGKIFKVLFSE, from the coding sequence ATGGAAAAGCTGCTCGAAGTCATCTCCTTTATACTCCAAAGATCTCCCAGAGGAAGAAACCGTCAGGAACTCGCAAAATTGGTCTATCTTTCTGACGGAGTATTCTTCCAAAAATACGCCAAAGTGATTACGGGGCAAAAATATATCCATTTGGAAGATTCTCCTTATCCGATGGAGCTGAATCAGGCACTTCTTCACCTGAAAGAAAATCGTCTAATAGATGTGATCCCAAAATTGACCGAGACCGGGATCTCGGGTTATTTACTAACCTGGGTAGGAACTGAGCATGAGGACGAAATAGACCTGAATCGCCAGGAAAAAAGGATCCTTCGCAAGGTTCTGGAAAATTTCAAAGGAAGCGTTTACGACGAGAACAGAGTGTATCCGAATTTGTATGAGAATTACGTGATCACTCCTCTTTTCTCGGAAATTAAGTTTAGCAAAGAAACTATTAACACTAAAATCCATTTCTTTAAGAGAAAAACGCTTTTGAATATCTCGGGCAAAATATTTAAGGTACTTTTTAGCGAGTAA
- the lipB gene encoding lipoyl(octanoyl) transferase LipB — protein MTSSSFSINNTSVQAFSLKNPLPYEDYVRFQEKSRENRRESILFLEHPLTITGGINYNIDNLLRNEDFLSEQGISLQYIKRGGDYTAHEPGQIVTYVHLDLKKREISIAEFLDQVLESAIYSTKKVWGLDLVKNPHAPGLYLSTSPNRKILSMGVLFKSWFTSYGIALNVSNDFSAFQCIHPCGQDWKSMISVAQLGLPSGEDKKKEWIQAFQSKFLENLRPIKDKIRA, from the coding sequence ATGACTTCGAGCAGCTTTTCCATAAATAATACGAGTGTGCAGGCTTTTTCCCTGAAAAATCCCCTTCCGTACGAAGATTACGTTCGCTTCCAGGAAAAGTCCCGGGAGAATAGAAGGGAATCGATTCTATTTTTAGAACACCCTCTTACGATTACCGGGGGGATCAATTATAATATCGACAATCTTCTCCGAAATGAGGACTTCCTTTCCGAACAAGGTATCTCTCTCCAATACATAAAAAGAGGAGGGGATTATACCGCTCATGAGCCGGGACAGATCGTTACCTATGTACATTTGGACTTGAAAAAAAGGGAAATTTCCATCGCGGAATTTCTGGACCAAGTGCTTGAATCTGCAATTTATTCCACAAAGAAAGTTTGGGGTTTGGATCTTGTGAAAAATCCTCACGCCCCCGGACTTTATCTTTCTACTTCTCCCAATCGTAAAATTCTTTCGATGGGAGTTTTGTTCAAGTCTTGGTTTACTAGCTACGGGATCGCTCTTAACGTTTCTAACGATTTTTCCGCCTTTCAGTGTATCCATCCTTGCGGACAGGACTGGAAGTCCATGATTTCAGTCGCCCAACTCGGGCTTCCGAGCGGAGAAGATAAGAAGAAGGAATGGATCCAAGCATTTCAGTCCAAATTTCTGGAAAATTTAAGGCCGATTAAAGACAAGATCCGCGCCTAA
- a CDS encoding LIC_12071 family protein, translating into MQIFKHILFFILALLICEGIAAGASAWAFLESSLASFEQIKNLSDQRARDTIGAISKSSEGKLSKDRLEDLNFAFTRLVKVTSGDKEGFIISEISLTNDSGIVLASSNEDYVSDPRVKRRPEPKFLSPSYTAAHHLRKWQIGTPILLGEKNTFQNDKLMQIVSPYFPEISEPSVLLSMAVYHPEKLERVASLHMKYERGNFTHFVKIQTELFWWTLQNNAIIALICAFILGFAHLLIKSVRTSFTQDGKYIADPSSPPLWEKVDFAQTQGPIRWRENPSTSTSYQSQNPAPVSPSNVPVTPAVSAPSTAQAVNREKAEIIDAIYLG; encoded by the coding sequence GTGCAAATTTTTAAACATATTCTATTTTTCATTTTAGCACTTTTGATTTGTGAAGGAATCGCAGCCGGAGCCTCTGCATGGGCCTTCCTGGAATCTTCTCTTGCTTCTTTCGAGCAGATCAAAAATCTTTCGGATCAAAGAGCCAGGGACACTATCGGTGCCATCTCCAAATCCAGTGAAGGAAAATTAAGCAAAGACAGATTGGAAGATCTGAACTTCGCATTCACTAGACTTGTGAAAGTGACTTCGGGAGATAAGGAAGGATTTATTATTTCTGAGATTAGTTTGACTAATGATTCAGGGATCGTTCTTGCATCATCTAACGAAGATTATGTGTCTGACCCTAGAGTAAAAAGAAGACCTGAACCTAAGTTTTTATCTCCAAGTTATACGGCAGCACATCATTTGAGAAAATGGCAGATTGGAACTCCGATCCTTTTGGGAGAAAAGAATACATTCCAGAATGATAAACTGATGCAGATCGTTTCTCCGTATTTCCCTGAAATTTCCGAACCGAGCGTTCTTCTTTCCATGGCAGTATATCATCCTGAAAAATTGGAAAGGGTAGCTTCTCTTCATATGAAATATGAAAGAGGGAATTTTACACATTTTGTAAAGATACAGACAGAGCTATTCTGGTGGACTTTGCAGAATAATGCGATTATCGCTCTTATCTGTGCTTTTATATTAGGATTTGCTCATTTACTCATTAAGAGTGTTCGCACTTCCTTTACTCAAGATGGAAAGTATATTGCGGATCCTTCTTCTCCTCCTTTATGGGAGAAGGTCGACTTTGCTCAAACACAAGGTCCTATCCGTTGGAGAGAAAATCCATCTACTTCAACTTCTTACCAAAGTCAAAATCCGGCTCCTGTTTCTCCGAGTAATGTGCCGGTGACCCCTGCGGTATCTGCTCCTTCTACTGCGCAAGCAGTCAATAGGGAGAAAGCGGAAATTATAGACGCTATCTATCTAGGATAA
- a CDS encoding STAS domain-containing protein translates to MEIHTTKLGHILKVTPKGVLDSYSAFDLVRFIKTRWEEGERLVLVNSRSVEYIEEDGISALVELKNFFDKFGGNIAFSDWNEEGLLVLGLFGLNKNPNFFKNEKDAEVWLSSLKIEDRRTRSEKSESISSLRQTKPIQFYSSPSSSLSKSDVYVPEISTVPIHGKEPAEKTKIGKDLDHSLEQARNFQERVLYCESCRARLRIKSLGRHQCPNCGIQFDVSRTGGVRYLEKLLG, encoded by the coding sequence TTGGAAATTCATACTACAAAACTAGGACATATACTGAAGGTAACTCCGAAAGGGGTTCTCGATTCTTATTCCGCATTCGATCTCGTACGATTTATCAAAACTCGTTGGGAAGAAGGGGAAAGACTTGTGTTAGTCAATTCTCGTTCCGTGGAATATATAGAAGAAGATGGGATTTCCGCACTTGTAGAGTTAAAAAACTTCTTCGATAAATTCGGCGGTAATATTGCATTCAGCGATTGGAATGAAGAAGGTTTACTTGTTTTAGGATTGTTCGGTTTGAATAAGAACCCGAACTTTTTTAAAAATGAAAAAGACGCAGAAGTTTGGCTTTCTTCTTTAAAAATTGAGGATAGAAGGACGAGATCCGAAAAGTCGGAAAGTATTTCTTCTCTAAGACAAACTAAGCCAATCCAGTTTTATTCAAGTCCTTCTTCCAGTCTTAGCAAGTCGGACGTATATGTTCCTGAGATCAGTACTGTTCCAATCCATGGAAAAGAGCCGGCGGAGAAGACTAAAATCGGTAAGGATCTGGACCATTCCTTAGAGCAGGCGCGAAACTTCCAAGAAAGGGTCTTGTATTGCGAGTCTTGTAGAGCAAGACTTAGGATCAAGAGTCTTGGCCGTCACCAATGTCCTAATTGCGGAATTCAGTTTGACGTAAGTCGCACCGGTGGAGTTCGATACTTGGAGAAACTATTAGGTTAG